The following proteins are encoded in a genomic region of Necator americanus strain Aroian chromosome II, whole genome shotgun sequence:
- a CDS encoding hypothetical protein (NECATOR_CHRII.G4561.T1), translating to MDREATLRHFAKTVVNLSSGSLLARLPIPRYRKIGCAELFTLGDPALGKRSAPLCIAFRRPESPPHHYEAVNHCGGSDEEDNAVDVNVLGKS from the exons atggatcggGAAGCAACCTTGCGGCATTTTGCTAAGACGGttgtgaatcttagcagtggttcactcctagctaggcttccgattccgagataTCGGAAAATCGGATGCGCCGAACTCTTCaccttgggagaccctgccctTGGGAAACGAAGCGCTCCACTGTGCATCGCatttcgacgcccagagtcacctccacacCACTATGAAGCGGTAAACCATTGTGGAG GTTCTGACGAAGAGGACAACGCAGTTGATGTTAATGTTCTTGGAAAAAGTTGA